Below is a window of Lacibacter sp. H407 DNA.
TCGAATACGTGTAGGATGATTAATGCCTACGATCATGGTAGTTAAATCACCGGGCGGATTATGAAAGGAAGGATCGTAGCTGGTGTAATAAGAAGTGAAGCCCGGAATTTCTTTCAATCCTTCTACATCACGCAAGGCACCATCGTACACAATTCCGTTTCCTGTTTTTGCATAAATGGCATTACCCACATTGTCTCCAATGGTAGGCCCGTTTTTTTGTGCACCAAATTGATCGGCCACATATACATCACCTTTTACAAGTATGTCAACAGCCCACGTATTTTGTCCACGCTTGCCTGCTTTTTTCCCAACTGAATCGATGGCTTTCCAAACATCGGGTCGTCCGGGCATAAACGTTGCTGTTACAGCACGACCAACCAATACACTGTCGGGATGAATCATCTGCCAGCCTTCTGCAATTTGATATGCATAGCCTGCGTTTTTCATAACGGCCCACGCTTCTTCAACACTTACATTTTTCATGCGTTGTAAAAGTTGATCGGGAACTTTTGGTCGACCGTCGGGGAAACGTTCACCTGTCCAAAGCGGTGTTAATGAAATCAAATGTTCTTTGCTGATCTGTACTTGTTGTGCCTGCAATGTTTGAAGAAATACAAGTAGCAACAACACAAGCAATCCGTTTTTAATTTTGATCATGGCGATTGTTTTTATTGAGTAATGTGGTTCATTTCTTTTTCATTTGTTTTATCAACAGGCGGACGATTATGCCACCAGCTTGCCAATGCCGAACCTGTGATATTCATCAATGGTCCAAATACAGCAGCTGCTAAACCGATAGTGGCAATTTTTCCTAATTCTTTTGCAATGCCTGATGCAAGCCCAGCATTTTGCATTCCCACTTCAATGGCAATGGTTCTGCAATCCCTTTCATTCAGTTTAAATAAACGGCCACTCCAATAGCCCAGCAGGTATCCAAAGCTGTTATGCACCAATGCAATTCCAATTAACAGTAATCCGATTTTAAGCAGGTTGTCTCTTCCGGAGGCTACAATAATTGTAACAATACAGGTAATAGCAAACATGGAAATGAAAGGCATTGCACTATCCAACCACTTCATTTTTCCTTTCAACAGTTTATTGAATAATAGCCCTGCTCCAATGGGGATGATGATCATTTTAAAAATATCCCACATCATCTTTAATAAATCGATTTCAATTAAGGCGCCGGCAAATAATTTCATCAATAGTGGTGTAACAAATGGTGCAATTAATGTAGTGATGGATGTGATGGTGATCGATAATGCAAGATTTGCTTTTGACAAGTAAGCCATTACGTTTGATGCCAGCCCGCTTGGTGAACATCCGATCAGAATAATCCCTGCTGCTATTTCAGGAGGAAAGTTGGTTGCACTCGCTAGTGTAAAGCCAAGCAATGGCATTATTACAAACTGACTTGCTACACCGATCACCACTCCTTTTGGTGATTTAACAACGGCAGCGAAATCGTTTAAACTCATGGAAGAGCCCATGCCAAACATGAGTATCTGTATGAGCGGAATAATGGTACTGCTTAACGAAAAATTACCCCAGGTAGTAAAATATTCCGGGTGCCACATTGCCAACACTACAGAAGCAAAAATGATAGCAGTGAACGAAAGGCCTTTTAATAATGCCATGCCTCTGAATGCAAATGCAAGGCTTAAAAAAAACAGGACCAACGACCAACCGGATAGGTTGATATACCCTGTGAACCAAAGTACAATGGATACGATTGCAAACAATACAGCAAGTACAGAGAAAACAATTGGTTTTGGTTTACGCTCCATGATTCATTGATTCTTTTAGTAGTTGATACAAACTTTTTAACTGACCGGTATCTCTGCTTGAAAGCAGAGATCAAATTGTGACAATAGATAGTTACTGATGCTGTAGTGCAGCAATATCAGCAAACTCACTTGCGAGCTTGGTACTTAACCGTTCGAATATTTTAAAGTATTTCAGATACATTTTATTGTTCTGCTTGTCTGGCGTAGCAAGGTCGGGCAGCACAACAGTTTTTGCAGCCTCATCAAGCGATTTGTAAATACCCATTTCGGTTGCGCTTAATAAGTACGATCCATAACTTACGCTTTGATAGTTTTGTCGTAAGCGAACAGGTTTGTTATAAATGTCGGCCACCATTTGTGTAAAGAAAGGCAACGTGCCAAAACTTCCATTGATCGAAAGGCTGTTGATTGTTCTGTGTTCTTCCAGCGTTTTTCCAATACTGTAAATTTCATAGAGAATACCTTCAATAGCAGCCCGTACAAAATGTGATTTTTCGTGTTTAATATTTATGCCAAATAAAACACCTCTTGCATTGGGGTTCCATATGGGGGCACGTTCACCGAGTAAATAAGGAAGGAAGATCAATCCATCTGAACCTGCCGGAACTTTTGATGCATCATTGATCAACTCAAGCATAGTATGCTCTAAGTCAAATGGATTTTTAAAATCACCAAACTGACGGGTGAACCATTCGAAGATGACACCGCCGTTATTCGTGGGCCCACCTGAGATATATTTATTTTCTGTAAGCAGGTAATTGAAGAAGCGCTGTTTGTCGTCCTGCATTACTTTATCACTCACTACCCTTACAGCTCCACTGTCTTCAACTGTAATTGTTGCTACACCTTCTTCATTTACACCATCTCCCAGAACAGCCATGCAGCCATCACTTGAACCAACCAGAATTTTTGTATCGGCTGATAAACCTAACGATGCCTGGTATGCTTTGTTTAATTTTCCAACCTTTGTATCTACCGGTACTAAGTCTGGTAACATCGCAGCGGTAATACCTGCAAACTTGAGTGATTCCGGTTCCCATTTTATTTTATGAATATTCAGCAATCCTGTTGCCGACGCAATACTGTAATCAATTACATACTCTCCCGTAAGTTGCTGCAGAATGTAGGCTTTCAGCGATAAGAATTTACTGACCTGTTTAAATTTTTCTTTTTCGTTGTTTTTGATCCATGCAATTTTTGTAAGAGGCGACATGGGATGAAGCGGCGTGCCGGTAGCACTGTAAATCTTTTTCCCAAGTGGTGAGTTTTTAAGTTCGGCTGCTTCTTTGTTGGCTCTGTTATCGGCCCATGTAATAGCATGGCCCATTGGATTGCCTCGTTTATCTACTGCAAGTACACTATGCATGGATGAGCTGAAACAAATACATCGTACTTTGTATTTTTTTGGATGCAGTGTTTCATTCAACAGATTTTTCAATACATAAAGCATGGTGATAAATATCTGGTCGGGATCTTGCTCGCTGTAATCGGGCTCACTGTGAAAAGTGGGACAGTATCCTTTCAACGAGCCAATGATATTTCCATCAAGATCAAATGCGTAAACTCTTACTGCATTGGTGCCGAGTTCTATAGTAATGATACATTCCATTTGAGTATAAATTAGTTTGTTCCAATATGGTTTTTTCTGAATTCGCTGGGTGTATAGCCGGTTAGTTTTTTAAACGTTGTCGAGAAATGTTGTGATGAATAAAAGCCTGTATCCAGTGCAATATCTGTGAGACTGATTTTCGGTATCTTCAATAGCTTGATCGCTTCTGAAATACGGATATTGATCAGATAGTTAAGCGGAGAAAAACCGGAATAACTTTTTACTTTCTCATTGAACAGTGTTGTACCCAATCCTACCAGTGCCGCCATTTCTTCCACCGTCCATTGGTGCGAAAGATTTTGACGTAGTTCCTGTTCCAGCTTCATGAATGTTTTCGGAAAGTCACGACCCGGGTTCGACATTCTGGTAAACTGTCTGCTTACCTGTATAAAAATTTCATCGATCAAATGATTGACCCTTGCCTGAAAACCGATTTCCTGTTTAAATAATTCCGTTTGTATTCCTTTCAGAATAACACCGGCATCTGTAAATTTTTGAAGTATAGGAGTGTGGTCCGATTGCAGAATTTTATTGATGGCATAGCTTTCGGTTTCAGATAAACTGCTCCACGCAGGATTTTCCAATTCACCTTTTTCATTTTTGCCGATCTGTAAATGGATCCATGAAAAGCAACCGATCTCCAGTACATTACTTTCATTGCCGAACGAAGTACCGGGCAATATCAATGCAACATCGCCGGGGAAAAGTATATATGACCGATCATTAATGCTCCATTCAAATTTTCCTTCCTGTATATAATACAGTTTTAAACAACGATCAATTTCACAAGGGAACCCATTGAGACGTATTGCAGGATTTTTGATTACGCCTATTTCAATAATATGCGGAAACAATCGCAACTCAGAGGCAACATTATGGCAAAGCACAAATTGATTCATATAAAAACCAGGGCAAGCTTTAGGAAATCATCGTTCCGCAATCGTTGTTATCAATAACAGCTTGCATAAAGAAAATCAATTTATCTCATCTGCATTTGCAAAAATCAACGAAGTTTTTTATTGGAAGTTTTTGCATCACAGTGTAAATACTTTAGCATAAGTTTTAGTAAAGTGTGGGATTATGCCAATTCCCCCAAGTCACTCATCACATAACCAAAACGATTGCATTATGAAGGTAAAATTTCAAGCCGTAACCAATACGGGTTTGATCCGGCTTCTGGTTTCATTCTTCCTCTTAACAATTTTTACAGCAGCAAATGCGCAAACAGTTACCGGCACCGTGCTGGATGAGGAAAGCAAACCCGTTAACGGGGCAACTGTAACAGTAAAAGGTACAAGCAAAGCAACCACTACAAATGCTTCCGGTAATTTCAGCATTAATGCTGCGGGAACAGATGTATTGGTGATTACGTTTATTGGATTTACAAACTTAGAAGTTCCCCTCAACGGCAGAACAACTGTTTCTGTAACGCTCACCCCCGCTGAAACAAATATGGAAGAAGTGGTAGTGATAGCGTTGGGAGAAAAACGTGCAGCAAAGAAATTGGGTTATTCCACAACCACTGTTAATGCGGATGAACTTGTAAGACAGCGAACCACCAATATCGGAGAATCAATGGTAGGTAAAGTTGCGGGATTAAATATCACACCTCCTGCTGCCGGTGCCGGTGCAAGTAATCAGATTCGTTTACGTGGACAAGTTGGTTTTGCGGGAGCAACGAACTCACCTCTTTTAGTTATTAACGGTCTCCCTATGGATCAGGGCGTCAGGAATGCTGAGGGCGCTGGCCAGCAACGTGACCGTGGCGATAATTTAGCAAATATTAATCCGGATGATATTGAAAGCATGACTGTGTTGAAAGGAGCTGCTGCTGCGGCACTTTATGGTTCAAGGGCTGCTGCCGGTGCCATCATCATCACCACTAAATCGGGTTCAAAAAATTCCGGTATCGGCGTTGATTTTACTTCCAGTTACACTACATCACAGGCATTGAATTTCATGGACGAAATTGTACAAACTGAATATGGCCAAGGCCAGGGAGGTAACAAGTTTACAACCGCTGCACAGATACAGGGTAATGGACAGTTTGGATGGGGAGCAAAATTAGATGGTCAACCTACGATCAATTTCGATGGACAAATGCGGCCCTATTCTGCTAATCCGCATCAACTTTTTGACTTCCTGCAAACCGGTTCAAACTTAACCAATACACTTGGTTTGTCTGGCGGTGGTCCAAACGGAAGTTTCAGAACTTCTATTTCAACAACAAGTGCAAAAGGTATTGTGCCAAGCAATGAATATAAACGCAGGATCTTCAATGTGGGGATCAATCAAACGATTGCTAAAAAACTCAAGTTGCTGGTAAACGTTAACTACGCAGATGAGGATTATATCAATCCGCCACAAATTGGTACACAGGGCGATGGTGCAGTAAACTTCTTTACCCGCATGCCAATTTCCACTCCACTCTCTGCCTATCGGGAGAGTGCGAAAGATCCGGCTACAGGAGCCGAATGGAGAACCAACGGCTTCCAGGGCACAGTGAATAATCCATATTTTGCTTTACAAAACGGTCAACGCTACAAGGAAGACAGAAACCGTTTTCTTGGAACTGCTACATTACGTTATGATATTACCGACTGGCTTTATGCACAGGGTAGATTTAACTACGATCGTGGCGATAATTTCGCAGAGTGGTTTACGCTGAATGGTACTGGTGCAAACACAAGAATTGCCACTACTACTCCCACTGTTACATACAGAGGTGGTTACAATCTGAACAAAACCACAACAACCGATGTCAATGCTGATTTCCTTGTTGGTACCAGTCATCAAATTGGAAAGTTCTCTGTTGATGCAAGCGTTGGTGGAAACACATTACGTTCGGAGTGGAAAAACATCGTACAAACAGCAACTAATTTTACTGTTCCTGATCTTTACTCTTACAGGAACGGTACAGTAAAAGGTGCAGGTGATGGTTATAATTACAGTCAGCAACGTGTTAACTCACTTTATGGCTCACTTGAATTAGGATACAATGGACTTTTATTCATTAATGCTACCGGAAGAAATGATTGGTTTTCGATTTTAAACCCAAGCAATAACAGTAAATTTTACTCATCTGTATCGGGTAGTTTTGTTTTCTCCGAACTGTTAAGTAATGTAAACTGGCTTTCTTTCGGAAAGTTAAGAGCCTCATGGGCACAGGTAGGTAGTGTTGCCTTAGTGAACCCTTATGATGGTGTACTCACATATGGTCTCGGTGCAAATCTGTTCAATGGTCAAACTACAGCAAGTATTAACGGCACCGGCGCACCGAACCCTTTGTTACAGCCATTTACCGTAACGGAAAAAGAAGTAGGTGTTGAGTTGAGGATGTTTAAAAACAAGTTGTTGGTTGATGTTGCCTACTTTGATAAAGTAACCACCGAACAGATCATCGATGTAAATCTTTCCACTGCATCGGGGTATTCTACTTCAAAACAAAATGAAGCTTCCTTAAAGAACAGCGGCTTGGAAAGTTTAATAGAATACAAAGCCGTACAAAAAAGGGATTTTAGCTGGACAACTTCATGGAACAATGCGTTTCTTAAAACAGAAGTTCTGAATGTGGGTAATCCAAGCGGAACAATCATGTTGCTTTATTTTAACGGCACAGGAAACGAATTCCTCGGCGAAATAAGATATACAGAAGGGTTGGCAATGAACCAACTTTACACAAGAACATACAGGAGAAATGCTAAAGGTGAAATCCTGGTAGGTAACGATGGTCGTCCGCTGCCTTCAAATACAAATCCCGCAGGTATTACGGGAGGTTTTAACCCTGTTGGAAGTGCCATCCCTAAATTCACAGGTGGTTGGAATAATAACTTTACGTATAAAAATCTGAGTGTTGGAATAAACATCGATTACAAGTTTGGAGGTACCGTATTAACATCCACATTGTTGAATATGACAAGACAAGGGCATAGCAAATTGTCATTGACCGGTCGTGAAGGTGGTTATGTTTTCCCGGGAGTTAATGTAAACACAGGTTTACCCAACACTGTTGCAATTACTGTTGCAGGTAATGGGTTACAAAATTTATGGACAGGTTACAGAAACGATCAGATAGGCGATCCGTTTACATTCAAGTCTGATTTTGTAAAACTCAGAAACATTTCAGTAGCGTATAATTTTACAAGTCTTTTAAATAAAGTTCCACTGTTCAACTTTATAAAAGGAATTTCATTGTCTGCTTCATGCCGCAATGTGGCCATCCTTTATAAAGATCTGCCGGGTCTTGATCCTGAAGCGGTTCAGTCATCCGGAGATATCAGAGCTGGTTATGAGAATTCATCATTACCAACTACACGCAATTACAATCTTACTTTAAATGTTAAATTCTAACGACATGCTTAAAATATTTAAACAACTGATCCTTATTGTTTGCAGCGGCTGTTTATTAACGGCATGTGATAAGGATTTTGAAAAGATAAACACGAACCCGTATGCGGTAACATCAATTGATCCTGCTCTTTTGCTTGCCGGCGCTCAACGAACTCATATCGGCACATGGAATGCAGAACATATCATTGTGCAGCAATTTGTGGTTCCTTACAACACGGGAGCAAATCAGGGTTTTAGCTTCAATGTGGATATTGATCTCAATAGTAATGCCAAGTGGGATCAATCGTATGCAAATGGAAGTAATGGTAATGCACCACCCATCAAAAACCTTACGCAGGCATTGATACTGTTGGGAGATAATACACCTCGTGTTAATTTAAAGAGCATGATCCGCATCTGGAAAGCACAGGTATTTATGGGTCTGGTTGATAACTATGGAGACGTTCCTTATTCAGAGTCGGGCAAAGCGGTTTCAGATGCTGTATTTTTTCCTAAGTATGATGATGATGCAGCCATTTATGAAGACCTGTATAAAGAGCTTAAAGAATCAATTGCTGCATTAAGTACAAGTGGTGAATATATTTCTGCTGATCTGTTCTATGGCGCAAATGCACAGCCATCAACCAGAACAACCACCGCTTCAGACCAGGTCGCAAAATGGAAAAAATTAGGCAATTCACTATTGTTACGTTTGGGAATGCGGTACAGTAAACTTGATCCTGCAAAAGCCCAGACAATTGTTGCTGAAGCATTTGCCGGTGGAGTAATGACATCAAACGCAGATAATGCATTTGTAAAAAATGATGGAACAGCTTTTTCACAACCCGATAATGCGGCGTTGCGAAATTTCTCTCAATTTAATTATGCTGCAGAGCCATTTGTAAATCAATTGAAATTAACCAACGATCCAAGAGGTAAATTTCTGATTGCACAATATCCGGATCCCGGTGCTATTGCAAATAATCTTACGCCCGATATGGTTTTAGCAAATCAATATGGCGCACCGATCGGAGTTACCAGTGATGCTATCTTAGCTGGCGCCCCTTACAGAGGTGGCAGAGGATCAGGACTTAATTACTCTCAGTTTAACGTAAACATTGTTGCTGCTCCGGGAGTACCTGAGTTCTGGGTAACGTATGCGCAAACATCATTGCTGTTAGCAGAGGCAGCGAAGAGAGGATGGGTGCCTGGTGCAGATGTACAAGCAAAGATCTATTATGATAATGCGATCACCGCCGACATGGCAGCTTATGCTCTTTACACGGGCACTACTCCTATCTCAGGTGCAGATGTAACCGCTTATTTGAATGATCCTGCTGTAGTATATACTCCTGCCGATGCATTGAGATTAATTAACACGCAATACTGGATCGTAAACATCAGAAACGGAACAGAAGCATTTGCCAATTTTAGAAGAAGCGGTTTCCCTGCGTTAACACCCAATCCTGTTCCAGGTGCGCTTGGCAGTGTTGGTTTTGCAAGGAGACTTTCTTATCCTGATCTGGAAGCATCTTCCAATACAGCAAACTATAACGCAGGCGCTACGGCTATTGGTGGAGATAAATTATCATCCAGAGTATTTTGGGATAAGTTATAAGCACAAAATGGGTTGACTAAACATGTACAACTGAAACAATTGATTGTAAATAGCTAAGCAATATCAAACTTGCAACAGCAATCTATCGTTAGCAATAGACCTTTTGTATCTACAAAGGGTCTTTTCGATACTGCATAATTACAGGGAATGAAAATATAAATATGATAAAAGAGAAACAGATCATCGGGTATCAATTTTCGGATGAAGGAAGTGAAACATTTTTTTCATACAATCCGGCAACGGCATTGAATAACGAATTTACTTTTTCGAAAGCTACATTTGCTGAAGTGGATATGGCAGTTGAAAAAGCTGCAGCAGCTTTCCAACAGTATTACAAGAAAAGCGGAGAAGAGAAAGCTGTTTTTTTGGAAACGATCGCAGCGGAAATTATGAATACCGGCGATGTGTTGCTAACAGTTTGCTGCAACGAAACCGGCTTGCCGCAAGCACGTATTGAAGGTGAAAGAGGACGAACAGTAAATCAACTGAGAATGTTTGCTGCATTGCTGCGGGAAGGTTCATGGGTAGATGCACGGATTGAAACAGCAATTCCTGATCGTGTTCCGTTACCCAAACCTGATATTCGTTTTATGCATATCGCCATAGGACCAGTTGTGGTTTTTGGTGCAAGTAATTTTCCACTGGCATTTTCTGTTGCAGGCGGCGATACGGCATCTGCACTTGCAGCAGGCTGTCCGGTTATTGTAAAGGCACACAGTGCCCACCCTGCTACATCTTCAATTGTTGGTAAAGCCATACAAATTGCTGCACGTAAAACCAATATGCCCGATGGTGTTTTTTCGTTGTTGTTTGGCGATGGTACTACAACAGGTATACAGTTAGTAAAACATCCGCAGGTAAAAGCAGTTGGTTTTACAGGTTCCTTTAAAGCAGGCAAGGCATTATATGATGCTGCTGTAAGCAGGCCTGAACCAATACCCGTTTATGCAGAAATGGGAAGTAGTAATCCTGTGTTTATTTTACCGCAGGCAATGAAAGAAAGAGGTGCAGCAATTGCAGCTGGCTATTCAGGATCTGTAACAATGGGTGTTGGACAGTTTTGTACAAACCCGGGCATTTTATTTTATAAAGAGAATGAAGACGGATTTACAAGTGCATTGAAACAGGAGTTTGAAAAAACAAACGGAGGTGTAATGTTAGCAGCTTCTATTTTTCAGTCTTATACAAAAGCTGTAGCGCAACATGTTCATGTAAATGGTGTAGCACAACTGGCAGTGGGTAATGCTGCAAAAGAAAATAATATTGCAACACCGGTACTTTTCTCAACTAACAGTGAAACATTTATTAATAACCCTGAATTAAGTGAAGAAATTTTTGGACCTGCAAGTATTGCTGTTACTACTGCAGGGAAAAAGGAAATGATCGAGATCGCTAAAAAACTTTCCGGTCATCTTACCGCTACTGTTCACGGAACAGAAGATGAATTAGCAGAGTACAAAGAATTGATCGATGTTCTCGAACAAAAAGTTGGTCGGCTTGTAATCAATGGTTTTCCTACCGGCGTAGAAGTTTGCAGTGCAATGGTGCATGGTGGACCATTCCCGTCAACTACCGATAGTAAGTCTACATCAGTTGGTACAGCAGCGATCTATCGATTCACAAGACCGGTTTGTTATCAGAACATGCCCGACACATTATTGCCGCTTGAATTAAAAAGTAAAAACACGCTTGGTATTTGGAGGTTAATTAATGGAGAAAGGACGAATAAAGAATTAAATTAGCCGACAAAAGCCAACCAATGAAATTTATAAACAGAATAAGATGAGTACACATTTAAGAAGCCACGATTGGTTTGGCAAAAAAAATAAAGACGGCATTATTTACCGGAGCTGGATGAAGAACCAGGGAATGCCTACGGATATGTTTGATGGCAGGCCGGTGATTGGCATTTGCAATACATTCAGTGAGCTCACACCATGTAATGCACATTTTCGTGACCATGCAGAAGCAGTGAAACGTGGCGTGTTGGAAGCAGGTGGCTTTCCATTGGAATTTCCGATCATGAGTTTGGGTGAAACTTTGTTGAAACCAACAGCAATGTTGTTTCGCAATTTAGCAAGCATGGATGCTGAAGAAAGTATTCGTGGTAATCCTATTGATGGCGTTGTATTATTAACAGGTTGCGATAAAACTACTCCATCAACAGTAATGGGTGCAGCGAGTGTTGGTTTGCCAACCATTGTTGTTCCTGGCGGCCCCATGTTGAATGGACGTTACAGAGGACAAACCATCGGCAGCGGTACACATGTGTGGAAGTTTGATGAAGACATGAAGACGGGCAAGATGAGCCAGGAAGAAGTTGAATATGCTGAGAGTTGTATGAGCAGAAGTATTGGACATTGTATGACGATGGGAACTGCAAGCACCATGGCAGTAATGGTTGAATCATTGGGATTAACATTGAGCGGGGCATCAGCCATACCTGCTGCAGACAGCAGAAAAAAAGTAATGGCGCAATTGAGTGGCCGACGTATCGTAGAAATGGTGAAAGAAAATTTAACTATCGATAAAATATTAACAAGAGAAGCATTTGAGAATGCGATCAAAGTAAATGCTGCTGTTGGTGGTTCATCCAATTTCATTATTCATCTCACAGCTATTGCAGGAAGAATTGGTGTTGATTTGAACTTAGAAGATTTTGACACACTCGGCAGTAAAATTCCTCTGTTGTTAAACCTGATGCCTTCAGGTAAATATCTGATGGAAGATTTTTATTATGCAGGCGGCTTACCAGTTATCCTGAATGAAATGCAAAAAGTGTTACATAAAAATGTGATCACGGTTACCGGAAAAAATCATCACGATAACATTGCAGGTAATACAGAATGTTACAATGAAGATGTGATCGCTAAATATGAATCGCCTATAAAACCGGAAGCAGGTTGTGTAGTGGTAAAAGGAAATCTTGCAACAAACGGTGCGGTCATCAAACCATCAGCAGCTACACCCGCATTAATGAAACATACAGGCCGGGCGGTAGTGTTTGAAAGTATTGAAGATTACAATGCACGCATCGATGATCCGGAACTTGATATAGACGAAACCTGCGTGATGGTGTTGAAATATGTTGGACCTGTTGGTTATCCCGGCATGCCTGAAGTTGGGAACATGGCGTTGCCGAAAAAAATATTGGAGAAAGGAATTAAAGACATGGTGCGCATCAGCGATGGACGTATGAGTGGCACAGCATACGGTACAGCTGTATTGCATGTATCACCTGAAAGTGCAATTGGTGGCGCATTGGCATTGGTGCACAATGGCGACATGATCGAACTGGATGTAGAAAAAAGATTATTGCAATTGCATGTGAGTGATGAAGAATTAGCAAAACGTAAAGCAGTATGGCTCGCTCCGAAGCCCGCAGCCACCCGTGGTTATGTAAGCATGTATATTAAGCATGTGATGGGCGCAGATAAAGGTGCTGATCTTGATTTCTTACAAGGAAGTTCGGGTAGTGAAGTAACGAGGGATTCACATTGATGATAGAAACACGGATGACGCTGATACAAAAGATAAAAAGGGTTAATTAAAAATATGAGGTTACATAAATCAACATTCACTATTGCAATAATTGTCATGCTTTCATGCAGTAATGAAGAGAAACAAACTATGAGTGAATATCAGACAACAGGAACAGTTGAACGAATCGATGCTGCATTAGATTCAATTGTTGAGACAGATGCAACGGCAGAGATCATCGCCGAAGGTTTTGAATGGAGCGAAGGAACCTTGTGGATCGAAAAAGAAAACATGCTGTTGTTCTCTGATGTTCCAACCAATACAGTTTACAAATGGACGGAAGCGAAGGGCAAAGAAGTCTATCTCACTCCTTCCGGTTATACCGATACTGTAAAGCGTGGAGGTGAAACAGGTAGCAATGGTTTGCTGCTGGATGCAAATGGCAATCTGGTTTTATGTCAGCATGGAAACAGGCAGATGGCACGAATGGATGCGCCACTCAATCAACCCGCAGCGAAGTTTGTTACGCTTGCAGATAAATATCAAGGCAAGCGTTTGAGCAGTCCGAATGATGCAGTGTACAACAGTGCAGGTGAATTGTTTTTTACTGATCCACCTTACGGTTTAGAGTCGCAAAGAGATAATGATCCCAAAAAAGAAATTCCATTCAACGGAGTATACAAAGTAAAAACCAATGGTGAAGTGATCTTATTGGTTGATAGTATTCCCCGACCTAATGGTATTGCATTCCTCCCCGGTGAAAAGCAAATCATTGTCGCCAGCTCCGATTGGAAAAACCCAAACTGGTTTATCTATGATGTGGTTGGTGATTCGTTAACGAACGGACGACTTTTTTATAATGATATTGCTTCTGCAAAAG
It encodes the following:
- a CDS encoding aldehyde dehydrogenase (NADP(+)), with protein sequence MIKEKQIIGYQFSDEGSETFFSYNPATALNNEFTFSKATFAEVDMAVEKAAAAFQQYYKKSGEEKAVFLETIAAEIMNTGDVLLTVCCNETGLPQARIEGERGRTVNQLRMFAALLREGSWVDARIETAIPDRVPLPKPDIRFMHIAIGPVVVFGASNFPLAFSVAGGDTASALAAGCPVIVKAHSAHPATSSIVGKAIQIAARKTNMPDGVFSLLFGDGTTTGIQLVKHPQVKAVGFTGSFKAGKALYDAAVSRPEPIPVYAEMGSSNPVFILPQAMKERGAAIAAGYSGSVTMGVGQFCTNPGILFYKENEDGFTSALKQEFEKTNGGVMLAASIFQSYTKAVAQHVHVNGVAQLAVGNAAKENNIATPVLFSTNSETFINNPELSEEIFGPASIAVTTAGKKEMIEIAKKLSGHLTATVHGTEDELAEYKELIDVLEQKVGRLVINGFPTGVEVCSAMVHGGPFPSTTDSKSTSVGTAAIYRFTRPVCYQNMPDTLLPLELKSKNTLGIWRLINGERTNKELN
- a CDS encoding SusD/RagB family nutrient-binding outer membrane lipoprotein, whose amino-acid sequence is MLKIFKQLILIVCSGCLLTACDKDFEKINTNPYAVTSIDPALLLAGAQRTHIGTWNAEHIIVQQFVVPYNTGANQGFSFNVDIDLNSNAKWDQSYANGSNGNAPPIKNLTQALILLGDNTPRVNLKSMIRIWKAQVFMGLVDNYGDVPYSESGKAVSDAVFFPKYDDDAAIYEDLYKELKESIAALSTSGEYISADLFYGANAQPSTRTTTASDQVAKWKKLGNSLLLRLGMRYSKLDPAKAQTIVAEAFAGGVMTSNADNAFVKNDGTAFSQPDNAALRNFSQFNYAAEPFVNQLKLTNDPRGKFLIAQYPDPGAIANNLTPDMVLANQYGAPIGVTSDAILAGAPYRGGRGSGLNYSQFNVNIVAAPGVPEFWVTYAQTSLLLAEAAKRGWVPGADVQAKIYYDNAITADMAAYALYTGTTPISGADVTAYLNDPAVVYTPADALRLINTQYWIVNIRNGTEAFANFRRSGFPALTPNPVPGALGSVGFARRLSYPDLEASSNTANYNAGATAIGGDKLSSRVFWDKL
- a CDS encoding SusC/RagA family TonB-linked outer membrane protein, with amino-acid sequence MKVKFQAVTNTGLIRLLVSFFLLTIFTAANAQTVTGTVLDEESKPVNGATVTVKGTSKATTTNASGNFSINAAGTDVLVITFIGFTNLEVPLNGRTTVSVTLTPAETNMEEVVVIALGEKRAAKKLGYSTTTVNADELVRQRTTNIGESMVGKVAGLNITPPAAGAGASNQIRLRGQVGFAGATNSPLLVINGLPMDQGVRNAEGAGQQRDRGDNLANINPDDIESMTVLKGAAAAALYGSRAAAGAIIITTKSGSKNSGIGVDFTSSYTTSQALNFMDEIVQTEYGQGQGGNKFTTAAQIQGNGQFGWGAKLDGQPTINFDGQMRPYSANPHQLFDFLQTGSNLTNTLGLSGGGPNGSFRTSISTTSAKGIVPSNEYKRRIFNVGINQTIAKKLKLLVNVNYADEDYINPPQIGTQGDGAVNFFTRMPISTPLSAYRESAKDPATGAEWRTNGFQGTVNNPYFALQNGQRYKEDRNRFLGTATLRYDITDWLYAQGRFNYDRGDNFAEWFTLNGTGANTRIATTTPTVTYRGGYNLNKTTTTDVNADFLVGTSHQIGKFSVDASVGGNTLRSEWKNIVQTATNFTVPDLYSYRNGTVKGAGDGYNYSQQRVNSLYGSLELGYNGLLFINATGRNDWFSILNPSNNSKFYSSVSGSFVFSELLSNVNWLSFGKLRASWAQVGSVALVNPYDGVLTYGLGANLFNGQTTASINGTGAPNPLLQPFTVTEKEVGVELRMFKNKLLVDVAYFDKVTTEQIIDVNLSTASGYSTSKQNEASLKNSGLESLIEYKAVQKRDFSWTTSWNNAFLKTEVLNVGNPSGTIMLLYFNGTGNEFLGEIRYTEGLAMNQLYTRTYRRNAKGEILVGNDGRPLPSNTNPAGITGGFNPVGSAIPKFTGGWNNNFTYKNLSVGINIDYKFGGTVLTSTLLNMTRQGHSKLSLTGREGGYVFPGVNVNTGLPNTVAITVAGNGLQNLWTGYRNDQIGDPFTFKSDFVKLRNISVAYNFTSLLNKVPLFNFIKGISLSASCRNVAILYKDLPGLDPEAVQSSGDIRAGYENSSLPTTRNYNLTLNVKF